A region of Vitis vinifera cultivar Pinot Noir 40024 chromosome 13, ASM3070453v1 DNA encodes the following proteins:
- the LOC100251378 gene encoding laccase-17, translating into MPQASKSLTKESPALIELYCVHCFSPNQKGRVPRAMGASLLQSTAMLRFLFLVLNTLLVVPELASAGITRHYKFNIKLHSVTRLCHTKSIVSVNGQFPGPRIIAREGDRVVVTVVNNVQNNVTIHWHGIRQLQSGWADGPAYVTQCPIQTGQSYVYNFTITGQRGTLFWHAHISWLRSTVYGPIIILPKKNVPYPFAKPYKEVPIIFGEWWNADPEAVITQALQNGGGPNVSDAYTINGLPGPLYNCSAQDTFKLKVKPGKTYLLRLINAALNDELFFSIANHTLTVVDVDAIYVKPFKTDTILITPGQTTNLLLKAKPHFPNATFLMAARPYATGRGTFDNSTVAGLLHYEPPSKSSPSASSFKNLPVFKPTLPPLNDTSFAANFTRKLRSLANSEFPANVPKKVDKRFFFTVGLGTNPCPQNQTCQGPSNNTKFSASVNNVSFVLPTTAILQAHFFQQSKGVYTTDFPTTPTFPFNYTGTPPNNTMVSNGTKVVVLPFNTSVELVLQDTSILGIESHPLHLHGFNFFLVGQGFGNFDSKKDPPKFNLVDPVERNTVGVPSGGWVAIRFFADNPGVWFMHCHLEVHTSWGLKMAWIVTDGKLPNQKLPPPPSDLPQC; encoded by the exons ATGCCACAAGCATCCAAGAGCCTCACAAAGGAGTCACCAGCATTGATCGAGCTCTACTGTGTACATTGTTTCTCACCCAACCAAAAAGGGAGAGTTCCAAGAGCAATGGGTGCTTCACTTCTTCAATCAACTGCAATGCTTAGATTTTTGTTCCTAGTTTTGAACACCCTGTTGGTCGTCCCGGAGCTTGCCAGCGCCGGCATCACTAGGCACTACAAGTTCAAT ATCAAGTTGCATAGCGTGACAAGGTTGTGCCACACGAAGAGCATCGTGAGTGTGAATGGGCAGTTTCCAGGACCTCGCATCATTGCTCGGGAAGGCGACCGAGTGGTGGTTACGGTGGTTAACAATGTCCAGAATAATGTTACCATCCACTG GCATGGCATTCGGCAGCTTCAGAGTGGATGGGCAGATGGACCTGCATATGTGACCCAGTGCCCTATTCAAACAGGCCAGTCCTACGTTTATAATTTCACCATCACTGGACAAAGAGGAACCCTGTTTTGGCATGCTCACATTTCATGGCTAAGATCCACTGTCTATGGACCCATCATCATCCTTCCAAAGAAAAATGTTCCTTACCCATTTGCCAAACCCTACAAGGAAGTTCCCATTATATTTG GAGAATGGTGGAATGCCGATCCAGAGGCAGTCATTACCCAGGCCCTGCAGAATGGAGGTGGCCCCAATGTCTCTGATGCCTATACCATCAACGGCCTCCCTGGCCCCTTGTACAACTGCTCAGCTCAAG ATACTTTCAAGCTAAAGGTAAAACCCGGGAAGACCTACCTCCTGAGATTGATCAATGCCGCACTCAATGATGAGCTCTTCTTCAGCATTGCCAACCACACCCTTACAGTGGTTGATGTGGATGCCATTTACGTCAAACCCTTTAAAACTGATACAATTCTGATCACTCCAGGCCAAACCACCAACCTCCTCCTCAAGGCCAAACCCCACTTCCCTAATGCCACCTTCCTCATGGCTGCTCGCCCTTATGCCACCGGCCGTGGAACCTTTGACAATTCCACTGTTGCCGGTCTCCTCCACTATGAACCACCATCCAAATCCTCTCCCTCTGCCTCCTCATTTAAAAACCTTCCTGTCTTCAAACCAACACTCCCTCCTCTAAATGACACTTCTTTTGCCGCCAACTTCACCAGAAAGCTCCGAAGCTTAGCAAACAGTGAGTTCCCTGCCAATGTACCGAAAAAGGTTGACAAGAGATTTTTCTTCACAGTTGGTCTAGGGACAAACCCTTGCCCACAGAACCAGACCTGTCAAGGACCCAGTAATAATACCAAGTTTTCAGCTTCGGTTAACAATGTCTCCTTTGTTCTACCCACCACAGCCATCCTCCAAGCACACTTTTTTCAGCAATCCAAAGGCGTCTACACCACAGATTTTCCAACCACTCCAACCTTTCCTTTCAATTATACAGGGACACCACCCAACAACACCATGGTGAGCAATGGAACTAAGGTGGTGGTGCTTCCATTTAACACCAGTGTGGAGTTAGTGCTGCAAGATACTAGTATTCTTGGAATTGAAAGCCACCCCCTGCACCTTCATGGATTCAACTTCTTTCTGGTTGGTCAAGGTTTTGGGAACTTTGATTCAAAGAAGGACCCTCCCAAATTCAATCTCGTAGACCCAGTTGAGAGGAACACTGTGGGTGTGCCTTCTGGAGGATGGGTAGCTATTCGCTTCTTTGCTGACAACCCAG GTGTATGGTTCATGCACTGCCACTTGGAAGTTCACACAAGCTGGGGCTTGAAGATGGCTTGGATCGTAACGGACGGAAAACTGCCTAACCAGAAGTTGCCTCCTCCACCCTCTGATCTTCCCCAGTGTTGA
- the LOC100261620 gene encoding laccase-17, with translation MGSSLLSSAAMFRVLFLVLNSLWLFPELASAGITRHYKFNIKLQNVTRLCHTKNIVSVNGQFPGPRIIAREGDRVVVNVVNHVPNNVTIHWHGVRQLRSGWADGPAYVTQCPIQTGQTYVYNFTITGQRGTLFWHAHISWLRSTVYGPIIILPKKNVPYPFVKPYKEVPIIFGEWWNADPEAVITQALQNGGGPNVSDAYTINGLPGPLYNCSAQDTFKLKVKPGKTYLLRLINAALNDELFFSIANHTLTVVDVDAIYVKPFKTDTILITPGQTTNLLLKAKPHFPNATFLMAARPYATGRGTFDNSTVAGLLHYEPPQKSSPSASSFKNLPVFKPTLPPLNDTSFAANFTRKLRSLANSQFPANVPKKVDKRFFFTVGLGTSPCPQNQTCQGPNNSTKFSASVNNVSFVLPTTAILQAHFFQQSNGVYTTDFPATPIFPFNYTGTPPNNTMASNGTKVVVLPFNTTVELVLQDTSILGIESHPLHLHGFNFFVVGQGFGNFDSKKDPPKFNLVDPVERNTVGVPSGGWVAIRFVADNPGVWFMHCHLEVHTSWGLKMAWIVKDGKLPNQKLPPPPSDLPQC, from the exons ATGGgttcttctcttctttcatCAGCAGCAATGTTCAGAGTTCTGTTCCTAGTTTTGAACTCTCTGTGGTTGTTTCCCGAGCTTGCCAGTGCTGGCATCACTAGGCATTACAAGTtcaat ATCAAGTTGCAGAATGTGACAAGGTTGTGCCACACGAAGAACATTGTGAGTGTGAATGGGCAGTTTCCAGGACCTCGCATCATTGCTAGGGAAGGAGATCGAGTGGTGGTTAATGTGGTTAACCATGTCCCGAACAATGTCACTATCCATTG GCATGGAGTTCGACAGCTTCGGAGTGGGTGGGCAGATGGGCCTGCATATGTAACTCAGTGCCCTATTCAAACAGGCCAGACCTATGTATACAATTTCACCATCACTGGCCAAAGGGGAACCCTGTTTTGGCATGCTCACATTTCATGGCTAAGATCCACTGTCTATGGACCCATCATCATCCTTCCAAAGAAAAATGTGCCTTACCCGTTTGTCAAACCCTACAAGGAAGTTCCCATCATATTTG GAGAATGGTGGAATGCGGATCCAGAGGCAGTCATTACCCAGGCCCTGCAGAATGGAGGTGGCCCCAATGTCTCTGATGCCTATACCATCAACGGCCTCCCTGGCCCCTTGTACAACTGCTCAGCTCAAG ATACTTTCAAGCTAAAGGTAAAACCCGGGAAGACCTACCTCCTGAGATTGATCAACGCTGCACTCAATGATGAGCTCTTCTTCAGCATTGCCAACCACACCCTTACAGTGGTTGATGTGGATGCCATCTACGTCAAACCCTTTAAAACCGATACAATTTTGATCACTCCTGGCCAAACCACCAACCTCCTCCTCAAGGCCAAACCCCACTTCCCTAATGCCACCTTCCTCATGGCTGCTCGCCCTTATGCCACCGGCCGTGGAACCTTTGACAATTCCACTGTCGCCGGTCTCCTCCACTATGAACCACCACAAAAATCCTCTCCCTCTGCCTCCTCCTTTAAAAACCTTCCTGTCTTCAAACCAACACTCCCTCCTCTAAATGACACTTCTTTCGCGGCCAACTTCACCAGAAAACTCCGAAGCTTGGCAAACAGTCAGTTCCCTGCCAATGTACCGAAAAAGGTTGACAAAAGATTTTTCTTCACAGTTGGGCTAGGGACAAGCCCTTGCCCTCAGAACCAGACCTGTCAAGGTCCCAACAACAGTACCAAATTTTCAGCCTCGGTTAATAATGTCTCCTTTGTTCTACCCACCACAGCCATCCTCCAAGCACACTTTTTTCAGCAATCCAATGGCGTCTACACCACAGATTTTCCAGCCACTCCAATCTTTCCTTTCAATTACACAGGGACACCACCCAACAACACCATGGCGAGCAACGGAACTAAGGTGGTAGTGCTTCCATTTAACACGACTGTGGAGTTGGTGCTACAAGATACTAGTATTCTTGGAATTGAAAGCCACCCTTTACACCTTCATGGCTTCAATTTCTTTGTGGTTGGTCAGGGTTTTGGGAACTTTGACTCTAAGAAGGACCCTCCCAAATTCAATCTTGTAGACCCTGTTGAAAGGAACACAGTCGGTGTGCCGTCCGGCGGTTGGGTAGCTATTCGCTTCGTCGCTGACAACCCAGGTGTATGGTTCATGCATTGCCACCTGGAAGTCCACACAAGCTGGGGTTTGAAGATGGCTTGGATAGTAAAGGATGGCAAACTGCCTAATCAGAAGCTGCCTCCGCCACCCTCTGACCTTCCCCAGTGTTGA